CGAACCAGGCGGTCGACTGCTTGGACAGAGGAGCGAACGCGATGGGGATGAGGGCGCAGTACGAGCGGCTACTACCGAGGAGGTGAGCAGATGACCCAGCGCGGCAACACGCCGGACCCCGTCCCGGGGGGCGAACGCCGGGCGACCTTCCCCTCACCGACGCCGACGTCGAGGCCATGGCCGGCGAGACCGAACACGGCTACGACGTCGATCAGATCCTGCAGCGCCGCCGCGCCGGCCGCCCGAGGCTCGGGTCCGCGGCCTCGACCGTGGAGTCCGTCCGACTCGCCCCCGAACTCAAGCGCGACCTGCTCCTGCGCGCGGCCCAAGATCACACCAGCGTCTCGGAGGTTACTCGCCGCGCTATCGGCGATTACCTACGAGCCGGCTAAACCACACCAGGACGCCAGCAACACCCGCCCTGTAGTTCTCTCGCCGTACGACAGACCAAGAAATGGGAGCACGTTCCCGAACAAGGCGGCCCCGGCAATATGTCCCCAGACGCCGGGGGAACCCGCCAGCCGGACCTGGCGCATGCTGAGCTGAGGGTGACCACGACCGAGCCGACCAGAATGTTGGCCCAGGCGATCCAGCGCAGT
This is a stretch of genomic DNA from Actinomycetota bacterium. It encodes these proteins:
- a CDS encoding CopG family transcriptional regulator; the protein is MAGETEHGYDVDQILQRRRAGRPRLGSAASTVESVRLAPELKRDLLLRAAQDHTSVSEVTRRAIGDYLRAG